Part of the Paracoccus sp. S3-43 genome, CGGCGGGCATGGTATCGCCGTCCAGCACACCGATCTGGGTCTGCAAGCTGCCCACGTCCAGCGTCGGCGCGGCCGCCGTGAACGCCTCGCCCGAGAACAGCAGAAGGCCCACGGGACGCCCCGACAGATCCTGCGCCAGCCCCGCCGCCGCCAGCTTGGCCTGGTCCAGCCCCGGCCCCCGCGCGACAGAGGGCGACAGATCCAGCGCCAGCACCACCGCATCGGCCTGGGCCAGCACCGGCGCATCGCTGCGCGGCACCGCCGGACCCGACAGCCCCAGGATCAGCGCCGCCAGCCCCAGCGGCGCCAGCAGCCGCATCCACAGGGGTTGCCGCCCGCCCAGCGCGCCCAGCGCCCGCATCGCCCGCAGCATGTCGCGCCCCATCACCCGTTCCCAGCCACCCGCATCGGGCGCGCGCACCGCCCCCAGCAGGACCAGCCCGGCCAGCGGCAGCAGCGCCAGCAGCCACCAGGGCCGCAGCAGGATCAGCCCGTCCATCCGCGCCGCCCCCCTGCGATCAGCGCCAGGCAGAACGCGGCGACGGCGGCGGGCCAGATCCATAGCGGCTGCCACAGCCGCATCGGCGGCCGGGCCGAAGGGTTGGGCTCAAGCCGGTCCAGGCTTTGCGCCATGGCCTGCAAATCGGCGGCGTCGCGGACGCGGAAGCTTTCGCCCTGCGCCACCTCGGCCACCGCCCGCAGCGTCGCCACGTCCACCGCGTCGCGCGATTGCGGCTGGTTTTCCAGATCCTCGGGGCCGAGGGCGATGGAATGGACGCGGATGCCGTGGTCATGGGCCAGCCGCGCGGCCTCGACCGCAGGCACGGTGCCGGACGTGTCCACCCCGTCCGACAGCAGCACGATCACCCGCGTCGGCGCGTCGCTGCGGGCCAGCCGTTTCGCGGCCAGCCCCAACCCGTCCGAGATCGCGGTGCCGCGCCCGGAAATGCCGATCTGCGCCTCGTCTATGGCGCGGGCGACGGCGTCCACGTCGAAGGTCAGGGGGGCGGCGAAATAGGCGCGCTCACCGAAGATCACCAGCCCGATCCGGTCGCCCCGCCGCGCCGCCACGAAGGCGGCGGCGGTGCGCTTGACCGCATCCAGCCGCGTGACCGGCTGGCCGTCCAGGAAGAAATCGGTCTTCAACATGCTGCCCGACAGGTCGATCACCAGAACGATGTCGCGGCCCGAGGCAGGGATCACGTCGCTGGCGACCTCGACCCGAGGGCCCGCCAGGGCCAGGACCAGGGCGATCCAGGCCAGCGCCGCCAGCCAGGGCGCCCGCATCCGCGCGCCCGCCGGACGGGCCGCGTGCAGAAGATGGGCGGGCACCGCCAGGGCGGGTCGGGGCACGGCCAAGGGCGGCAGCAGGCGCCGCAGCACCAGCGGCAGGGGCAGCAGCGCCAGCAGCCAGGGCCAGGCGAGGCTCACCGACGGCCCCGGCGGCGGCCCCGGCGCAGGGCGATGCGTTCCAGCGTCGCGTCGTCGGGGGCGGGCGCCGCGCCATAGGCGGCGGGGCGCAGCGGGTCGGGCAGCCGCCCCAGGATCCGCGCGATGGCGAGGATCCGGTCCTGCGGCGGCTGGCCGCGCGTGGCCCGGATCAGCGCGCGCCGCGACGGCCTGCGCGCCAGCAGCGGGCGCAGCAGCAGCGCGACGGCCAGCCCCGCCAGCAGCCCGATGCCCGCCAGGGCCAGCAGCTCTCGCCAGCCAGGCACCGCCATGTCCAGGGGCAGGCGCGGCGGCGAAAGCCGGGCCAGCAGCTCGTCGCGGGTCATGGCGCGATCTCGGCCACGGCGGCGCCCAGGACGCGCAGGCGCGTCACCTCGGCTGACAGATCGGGGGCCGCAAGGCGGGCGATGCGGCTGTGCTGGCCGTCGCTGACCGCCAGCGGACCCGACGGAGGCCGGATTTCCGCATCGTCCAGCATCAGCGCCAGCGTGACCGACCGGCGCCGGGCCAGTTCCGCCAGGGCCGGTTCCGCGCCCGCCAGCCCGTCCAGGCAGGTGGCGACCAGCACCCGCCCGCCCGAGGGCGACAGGCGCATGGCGCGGGCCAGCGCCTCGGACAGGGGCGCATGGCCGGGGGCGGCCAGGGCCTGGTCGTGCTGGCGCGCAAGGGCGTGGCAGACAGCGGCCATCTGCCCGTCGCCGCCCGCTCCGCGCAGTTCCGCCAGCCGCGCCGCCGCCGTCAGCGCCGCCACGGACCCCCCGCGCAGCGCGACGGTCCAACCCGCTTGCGCCAGATGCCGGGCGGCGCGGACCGAGCGCAGCGCCGCGCCCGTGCCCCACAGCATCGGCGCGCGGAAATCGGCCAGCAGCAGGATGGTGTCGTCGCGATCCTCGTGCAGGCTGCGGATATGCGGATGGCCGGTGCGCGCGGTCGCCGCCGGATCCAGCCGGCGGGGATCGTCGCCCGCGACATAGGCGCGGATTTCGCGCAGATCCATGCCCGCGCCGGGCATCCGCGCGGGAACCGCCCCGGCCCGGCGGGTCAGCGGCCGGTGCTTGCCCCGGCCCGTCGCCGCGTCGCGCAAGGCCAGCAGTTCGGCTGCGGTCAGCCGGATGCCGGGCGCCTCGGGCACGGCGCGGGGCGAACCGGCGGGCAAGGCTACCACGGGCGGACCTCGCGCAGGATATCGGCGACCAGGCTGCGGCTGGTGCGCCCCTTTCCGGTGGCCGACCATGCGGGGATCAGGCGGTGGGACAGGGCGTCGGCGGCCAGCGCAGAGGCATCCTCGGGCAGGCCGTGGTCGCGGCCGTGCAGCCAGGCGCGCGCCCGGACCCCGGCCGCCAGCGCCAGCGTGCCGCGCGGCGAGACGGGATGTTCCACCCATTCCGCCACCGCCCCGCCGGGCCGCGTCGCCAAGACCAGCCGGACGATGAAGTCCTTGAGCGTCGGGGCCAGATAAATCCGCGCCACCTCGGTCCGCGCCTGGGCCAGATCGGCGGCCGCGATCATCGTGCCGCGCGCCGCCATGGGGGCGACGGCCTCGGCCTCGACCAGATCCAGGATGGCGCGCTCGGCCTCGGCCCCCGGCAGATCCAGGCGCA contains:
- a CDS encoding VWA domain-containing protein produces the protein MDGLILLRPWWLLALLPLAGLVLLGAVRAPDAGGWERVMGRDMLRAMRALGALGGRQPLWMRLLAPLGLAALILGLSGPAVPRSDAPVLAQADAVVLALDLSPSVARGPGLDQAKLAAAGLAQDLSGRPVGLLLFSGEAFTAAAPTLDVGSLQTQIGVLDGDTMPAGGSRPAAAIGMAGQMLAGLPRADLVLISDGGGIDGQAVAEADRLAAQGVRLWALRLTERAPDAPAAPPDALDRLVRGGETMDWDRMDRLAARLARSGGSVRDPVLQALQYRDLGPWLAMLALPPLLVMLRRLE
- a CDS encoding VWA domain-containing protein, whose translation is MSLAWPWLLALLPLPLVLRRLLPPLAVPRPALAVPAHLLHAARPAGARMRAPWLAALAWIALVLALAGPRVEVASDVIPASGRDIVLVIDLSGSMLKTDFFLDGQPVTRLDAVKRTAAAFVAARRGDRIGLVIFGERAYFAAPLTFDVDAVARAIDEAQIGISGRGTAISDGLGLAAKRLARSDAPTRVIVLLSDGVDTSGTVPAVEAARLAHDHGIRVHSIALGPEDLENQPQSRDAVDVATLRAVAEVAQGESFRVRDAADLQAMAQSLDRLEPNPSARPPMRLWQPLWIWPAAVAAFCLALIAGGRRGWTG
- a CDS encoding DUF58 domain-containing protein — translated: MVALPAGSPRAVPEAPGIRLTAAELLALRDAATGRGKHRPLTRRAGAVPARMPGAGMDLREIRAYVAGDDPRRLDPAATARTGHPHIRSLHEDRDDTILLLADFRAPMLWGTGAALRSVRAARHLAQAGWTVALRGGSVAALTAAARLAELRGAGGDGQMAAVCHALARQHDQALAAPGHAPLSEALARAMRLSPSGGRVLVATCLDGLAGAEPALAELARRRSVTLALMLDDAEIRPPSGPLAVSDGQHSRIARLAAPDLSAEVTRLRVLGAAVAEIAP